AGCAGCCTCTAATAGAAAATCGCTGACAGACAAAACTGCCAGCGATTTTTTACTTTATCACCTTGAAATTTTTCAATAGTTTTTTCTTTTCTTCTTCCGATAAAGCCGACGATTTGTTTTCTCCCTTGACCATCTGCAGCTGTACCTTTTTGATTTCCGGCTGCCGCTTGGAGGATGGTTTTACGGTTTTAATATGGGTTTCCTTCTGCAGAAGCTCCGACATGTTCATCTCATCCAGAGCCTCTTTCAGATAGCCGCGGGTGCGGGCCTTGCGCAGGCGATATGCCATGGCCACCGCCGCATCATCCTGCAAATCCAGCAGGCTTCCCTTTAAGAGTTTTTCATCGTCAATATACTTTGCCAGACCAATCCGTTCCAAATACTTAATCAGACTTCCCCGAAAATAGGCCAGCCGCATTCGTTCTTCCAACCGCATAGCCGCTCGCACCAGAATTGCGTCCAATCGTTCATCCAGGCCCGAGTGTTTCATACGCATCCCCCCGGAAACTTTTCCTCATTACTTATTTAAGTTCGTCATCATTTGCCTATTTCCTGCATAAATTCACAGAATTATTAAAACATGTGCAGATTTCTTCCCTTGGTCTTAGCCTTGAGTGTCACCAGGAAGGTCGTTCCCTTGCCCAGTTCACTGTCAATGGCAATGCTGCCATGGTGGAGTTCCACAATTTCCTGCGCGATGGCAAGTCCCAGACCGTTACCTCCCATTTCCCGGGAGCGAGCCTTGTCCACCCGATAGAAGCGGTCAAAGATTTTTTCCTGGTCTTCCTTGGCTATGCCAATCCCCGTATCCTGCACCGCCAGCGTCACCTTGCCCTTTTCCGCCGGGCGGAAATCCACGGTAACTTTGCCGCCGTCGGGGGTGTACTTAACGGCATTGTCCACCAGAATCAGCACCAACTGACGGATTTTTTGCTCATCGGCATGAATCATCGTCTTGGGCAGGTTGTCCGCAACAATATTGATATGCTTCTGCTCGGCCAATGGCTGCATCATGCGGGCAGTCTGCGCTGCCACCGCCCCCAAATCAAATTTGGAAGGTTTCAGCTTCAACGCCTTATTATCGCTGCGGGCCACCACCAACAGGTCGCTGACCAGCTTGGTCATCTTCTTGACTTCGTCATGGACATCTTCGACCACCTGCTTGAGGAAGGGCGATTTGATTTCCGGGTCATTCTGCAGGATTTCTGCAGAAGCCATAACTACAGCGAGCGGCGTGCGCAGCTCATGGGAAGCATCGGCGGCAAACTGGCGCTGCTTTTCATAGGCGGACTTTAGCGGCACCATGGCCTTGCCAGAGAGGATATGGCCCATCATGGTTGCAATAATAAGCGCGAGCAGCCCCAATCCTGCCATGATGGATGTAGCCTTTTCCATACCATTGTAGAGGGCCGTCACATCCTTGCCCACATAGACCATCTGCACCTTGCCGCTGCTGTCGGTGATTTTCTGCGTCGTCATCATGATTTCCGACTTATGGCCGTTTTCCTTGGGCTTGGTCACGACCACCACATCCCCTTCCGGGGCTTTCCATTGGGACATGACATCCAAAATAAAAGGCTCAATGCGGAAAGAAGCCCGCGAAAAGTTCAGCAGCCGGCCGTCCTCGTCAAA
The Selenomonas ruminantium AC2024 DNA segment above includes these coding regions:
- a CDS encoding sensor histidine kinase, with protein sequence MKENLFGKSRKRLTMLYSLVMIIFLAILIFAMHQSMDWSIRSEQARELWDTADNVAEAQKYLNQHPELVIDDTLAYKNTNDRLFFYVFDEDGRLLNFSRASFRIEPFILDVMSQWKAPEGDVVVVTKPKENGHKSEIMMTTQKITDSSGKVQMVYVGKDVTALYNGMEKATSIMAGLGLLALIIATMMGHILSGKAMVPLKSAYEKQRQFAADASHELRTPLAVVMASAEILQNDPEIKSPFLKQVVEDVHDEVKKMTKLVSDLLVVARSDNKALKLKPSKFDLGAVAAQTARMMQPLAEQKHINIVADNLPKTMIHADEQKIRQLVLILVDNAVKYTPDGGKVTVDFRPAEKGKVTLAVQDTGIGIAKEDQEKIFDRFYRVDKARSREMGGNGLGLAIAQEIVELHHGSIAIDSELGKGTTFLVTLKAKTKGRNLHMF